A genomic region of Candidatus Marimicrobium litorale contains the following coding sequences:
- the ubiD gene encoding 4-hydroxy-3-polyprenylbenzoate decarboxylase, which translates to MKYTDLRDFINALEQRGELVRISTEVDPHLEMTEIADRTLRGGGPALLFENPKGYSVPVLANLFGTEKRVVLGMGGEDLDALREIGELLAYLRQPEPPKGMRDLLDKAPVLKKVLHMAPKVVRNPPCQYHALEGDEVDLHKLPIQTCWPEDAAPLITWPLVITRGPDKERQNLGIYRMQLLGRNKLIMRWLSHRGGALDFKEWQQAHPGKPYPVAVALGADPATTLGAVTPVPDSLSEYGFAGLLRGSKTEVGECFTPLCRDHGLQIPASAEYILEGYIAPGEEADEGPFGDHTGYYNEVERFPVFTVTAVTHRENPIYHSTYTGRPPDEPAILGLALNEVFVPILQKQFPEIVDFYLPPEGCSYRMAVVTIRKEYPGHAKRVMLGVWSFLRQFMYTKFVIVTDEDVNARDWKDVIWALTTRMDPKRDCVFVENTPIDYLDFASPVSGLGSKIGLDATNKWPGETTREWGRPIRMESEVKERIDAIWDELGIKL; encoded by the coding sequence GTGAAGTACACCGATCTGAGAGATTTTATCAATGCGCTGGAACAGCGTGGCGAACTGGTGCGGATCAGTACCGAGGTCGACCCCCACCTGGAAATGACCGAGATCGCCGACCGCACCTTACGTGGCGGCGGGCCTGCGTTGCTATTTGAAAACCCCAAAGGATATTCGGTGCCGGTACTGGCGAACCTGTTCGGGACTGAAAAACGGGTAGTGCTGGGCATGGGCGGTGAAGACCTCGACGCCCTGCGCGAGATCGGTGAGCTGCTTGCCTATCTGCGCCAACCAGAGCCACCCAAGGGAATGCGCGACCTGTTGGACAAGGCGCCCGTACTGAAAAAAGTATTGCACATGGCGCCCAAAGTCGTGCGCAATCCACCGTGCCAGTACCACGCGTTGGAGGGCGATGAGGTAGACCTGCATAAACTACCGATACAAACCTGTTGGCCGGAGGATGCAGCACCGCTGATCACATGGCCATTGGTGATTACTCGGGGTCCCGACAAGGAACGACAAAATCTGGGTATTTACCGCATGCAGTTGCTGGGCCGCAACAAATTGATTATGCGCTGGCTGTCTCACCGAGGCGGCGCCCTGGACTTCAAGGAATGGCAACAAGCGCACCCGGGTAAACCTTATCCGGTAGCGGTAGCACTGGGTGCCGATCCCGCCACCACCCTCGGTGCCGTTACACCGGTGCCCGACAGCCTATCGGAATATGGCTTCGCTGGACTGCTACGGGGCAGTAAGACCGAGGTCGGTGAGTGCTTTACCCCCCTGTGTCGGGACCACGGGCTGCAGATACCGGCCTCGGCGGAGTACATCCTGGAAGGCTATATAGCTCCCGGGGAAGAGGCGGACGAGGGCCCCTTCGGCGATCACACAGGCTATTACAACGAGGTAGAGCGCTTCCCGGTTTTTACAGTAACAGCGGTAACACATCGGGAAAACCCTATTTACCACAGCACCTATACCGGCCGACCGCCGGACGAACCCGCCATCCTTGGCCTGGCGCTGAACGAGGTATTCGTACCCATCCTGCAAAAGCAATTCCCGGAGATTGTGGATTTTTATTTGCCCCCTGAGGGCTGCTCCTATCGCATGGCGGTCGTTACGATTCGCAAGGAATACCCGGGGCATGCCAAACGCGTCATGTTGGGTGTCTGGTCATTCCTGCGACAATTTATGTACACCAAGTTCGTCATTGTCACTGATGAGGACGTAAATGCCCGCGACTGGAAGGACGTCATCTGGGCTCTGACCACGCGCATGGATCCGAAGCGGGACTGCGTATTCGTGGAGAATACGCCGATCGACTATCTGGATTTCGCCTCGCCGGTCTCCGGACTGGGGTCGAAGATTGGTCTCGACGCAACCAACAAGTGGCCCGGCGAGACAACGCGTGAGTGGGGACGCCCCATTCGTATGGAAAGCGAGGTCAAGGAACGTATTGATGCGATCTGGGACGAACTGGGTATCAAGCTGTAG
- a CDS encoding GIY-YIG nuclease family protein produces MSDIWYVYLLQCADSTLYTGIARDVQRRLKQHNGEVAGGARYTSGRRPVRLLWSDLAPDQGTALRREAAIKKLSRGEKLRLAGGQD; encoded by the coding sequence GTGAGTGACATCTGGTATGTTTATCTTCTGCAGTGTGCGGACAGCACGCTCTATACCGGAATTGCCAGAGATGTGCAGCGGCGTTTGAAGCAACATAATGGCGAAGTGGCAGGCGGGGCCCGTTACACCAGTGGCCGCAGGCCTGTCAGATTGCTGTGGTCTGATCTGGCCCCTGACCAGGGTACTGCGCTGCGCCGAGAGGCGGCGATCAAAAAATTGAGTCGAGGCGAGAAACTCCGCCTCGCAGGTGGGCAAGATTGA
- a CDS encoding uroporphyrinogen-III C-methyltransferase — MTDQDAKEQPPAADTRPGEPNVAERPAKASGRGLAWLALLLVIVLGLSGAWLAREGYDRQQVLTKRLSTLDSTVGREQSDLQQMEARARDEWRSALEKLASTTRAETDALTRRIEAREAAVSQLQDELGRFSASDRNSWLLSETDHLLRLANQRLVMARDPAASLALLQGADHVLQEIDDPTLHAVRAAIAADMAALRAVAKIDVEGLYLRLSALIEQAGQLVIFDMPRQPDRAKPAPAEEWRGRLRQGYEAALARLSEYLVIRRRDVPVQALMDPQWEGLVRQNLRMLLEQAQVALLSGNQALYAASLERAQHWVGQFLQSDEAAATALSAELTRMAGQTVVQTLPEVSRSLRAMEAAMNQRAQSQGGQ, encoded by the coding sequence GTGACGGATCAGGATGCCAAAGAACAACCGCCCGCAGCGGACACCCGACCAGGTGAACCCAACGTGGCAGAGCGCCCGGCCAAAGCTTCTGGCAGGGGTCTCGCATGGCTGGCGCTGCTATTGGTGATTGTGCTCGGACTGTCTGGCGCCTGGTTGGCGCGTGAGGGCTATGATCGCCAACAGGTCCTCACCAAGCGGCTCTCAACTCTGGACTCGACCGTAGGACGCGAACAGTCCGACCTGCAGCAGATGGAGGCACGCGCCCGTGACGAATGGCGCTCGGCCCTCGAGAAATTAGCATCTACAACACGCGCTGAAACCGATGCCCTGACTCGCCGTATCGAAGCGCGCGAGGCGGCCGTCAGCCAATTACAGGATGAACTGGGCCGCTTCAGCGCCAGTGACCGCAACAGTTGGTTGCTGTCTGAGACCGACCACTTGCTGCGCCTCGCCAACCAGCGCCTGGTGATGGCGCGCGACCCGGCTGCTTCGCTGGCACTGTTGCAAGGGGCCGATCATGTGTTGCAGGAAATTGACGATCCGACTCTGCATGCCGTGCGGGCGGCGATAGCTGCCGACATGGCTGCCTTGCGAGCGGTAGCAAAAATTGACGTGGAGGGACTCTACCTGCGCCTGTCTGCTCTTATTGAGCAGGCCGGGCAACTGGTGATCTTCGACATGCCACGTCAGCCCGACCGGGCAAAGCCGGCACCCGCGGAGGAGTGGCGCGGGCGTTTGCGCCAGGGCTACGAGGCGGCGCTGGCTCGCTTGTCAGAATACCTGGTGATTCGCCGTCGTGACGTGCCGGTGCAAGCGCTGATGGATCCGCAGTGGGAGGGTCTGGTAAGACAGAACCTGCGCATGTTACTGGAGCAGGCGCAGGTCGCATTGTTGTCGGGTAATCAGGCGCTTTATGCGGCGAGCCTTGAGCGGGCTCAGCACTGGGTCGGCCAGTTTCTGCAGTCAGATGAGGCCGCAGCGACCGCCTTGTCAGCGGAGTTGACGCGAATGGCGGGCCAAACTGTGGTGCAGACACTGCCCGAGGTCTCCCGTTCCCTGCGGGCCATGGAAGCGGCAATGAATCAGCGCGCGCAGTCTCAGGGCGGGCAATAG
- the trxA gene encoding thioredoxin TrxA has translation MSDQIVHVTEATFDAEVLNSDLPVLVDFWAEWCGPCKMIAPILNEIAADYGDKLKICKVDIDANPDIPGKFGIRGIPTLIVFKGGNAEATKVGALSKTQLTDFIQEVI, from the coding sequence ATGAGCGACCAGATCGTACACGTCACCGAGGCCACATTCGACGCAGAGGTTTTGAATTCAGACCTCCCCGTATTGGTAGATTTTTGGGCTGAGTGGTGCGGCCCATGCAAAATGATTGCTCCGATACTCAATGAAATCGCCGCAGACTACGGGGACAAGCTGAAGATCTGCAAAGTGGACATTGACGCCAACCCTGATATCCCCGGAAAGTTTGGCATTCGCGGCATTCCAACGCTGATTGTTTTCAAGGGCGGCAACGCAGAAGCCACCAAGGTGGGAGCCCTGTCCAAGACCCAGCTGACAGATTTTATTCAGGAAGTGATCTGA
- a CDS encoding heme biosynthesis HemY N-terminal domain-containing protein, with product MRRLFVFILLALLLGVGLVAVIETDPGYVLLAYGNYTFETSLWVGLLLLIFVVFALSVLLRLFYRLVGGQRSLSSWLGSRKAKKSVRHSTLGLINYTEGNWAAARRELLRGAEHSDAPLANYLLAARSSAQLEDDDKVREYLRAAGDAEPAATVALEVALAEMKLQAGEHQEAVAALDQATRNVSKHPHVLTLLSEAYQGLEDWDRLEELLPQLQKHKLPSTAEFQKLEREVFHSRLKKTSMDGAQLKAMWQRTPRHLQRDAAMIELYVTRLIGAGEHDLADKLVQRSIKHAWNSDLVRLYGFIESKDSSRQLSRAESWLTTHPQDALLLLSLGRLSARDKLWGKAREYFESSYRLDRSAEVCAELGRLLTAMDEPKIAAAYFREGLLAREPTLPALPLPDKQASVSTA from the coding sequence ATGCGTCGATTATTCGTTTTTATACTGCTCGCTCTGCTGTTGGGCGTTGGCCTGGTGGCTGTAATAGAAACCGATCCTGGCTATGTCCTGCTGGCCTACGGCAATTACACGTTTGAGACGAGTCTATGGGTGGGCCTGTTACTGCTGATTTTTGTGGTCTTCGCCCTCTCTGTGCTGCTGCGTCTATTTTATCGCCTGGTCGGGGGGCAGCGTTCCCTGTCGAGCTGGCTGGGTTCACGCAAGGCGAAGAAATCCGTGCGTCACAGTACCCTTGGCCTGATCAATTATACCGAGGGCAACTGGGCGGCCGCCCGACGCGAACTATTGCGGGGCGCCGAGCACAGCGACGCACCGCTGGCGAATTACCTGCTGGCTGCGCGCTCCAGCGCGCAGTTGGAAGATGACGACAAGGTCCGGGAGTATCTGCGCGCGGCGGGTGATGCAGAGCCGGCAGCGACAGTCGCTCTTGAGGTGGCGCTTGCAGAGATGAAACTGCAGGCGGGAGAGCACCAGGAGGCGGTCGCCGCACTGGACCAGGCTACTCGCAATGTCAGCAAGCACCCCCACGTTTTGACACTGTTAAGCGAGGCCTATCAGGGCCTTGAGGACTGGGATCGCCTCGAGGAATTACTGCCGCAATTGCAAAAGCACAAGCTGCCCAGTACCGCGGAGTTTCAGAAGTTGGAGAGGGAGGTGTTCCACAGTCGCCTGAAAAAGACTTCGATGGACGGCGCGCAGTTGAAAGCCATGTGGCAGCGCACGCCCCGTCACCTGCAGCGGGATGCAGCCATGATAGAGCTGTATGTCACGCGCTTGATCGGGGCGGGTGAACACGATTTGGCAGATAAGTTGGTGCAGCGCTCAATCAAGCACGCGTGGAACTCAGACCTGGTGCGGCTCTATGGTTTCATCGAAAGCAAAGATTCTTCACGGCAGCTTTCAAGGGCAGAGAGCTGGCTTACCACCCATCCGCAGGATGCGCTTTTGCTGCTGTCTCTGGGACGGTTATCTGCCCGGGATAAGTTGTGGGGAAAGGCGCGCGAGTATTTCGAGAGCAGTTATCGACTGGATCGGAGCGCTGAGGTCTGTGCGGAGTTGGGGCGGTTACTGACCGCGATGGACGAGCCCAAAATTGCGGCTGCTTATTTCCGTGAGGGCTTGCTCGCGCGGGAACCGACGTTGCCCGCGTTACCTTTGCCCGACAAACAGGCATCCGTTTCTACAGCTTGA
- the rho gene encoding transcription termination factor Rho, producing the protein MNLTDLKAKPTHDLIDIAKEMGLDNMARSRKQDIIFAVLKRHAKSGEDIYGDGVLEILQDGFGFLRSADSSYLAGPDDIYVSPSQIRRFNLRTGDTISGKIRPPKDSERYFALLKVDEVNLDKPENSKHKILFENLTPLFPDQRLTLEQGNGSTEDLTGRIIDLVSPIGKGQRGLLVAPPKAGKTIMMQNIAQAIITNNPECYIIVLLIDERPEEVTEMQRSVGIRGAEVVASTFDEPPSRHVQVADMVIEKAKRLVEHKKDVVILLDSITRLARAYNTVIPSSGKVLTGGVDAHALERPKRFFGAARNIEEGGSLSIIATALIDTGSKMDEVIYEEFKGTGNLELHLDRKIAEKRVYPAINIRRSGTRREELLTADDELQRMWILRKLLHGMEDLPAIEFLSDKLKETKTNEEFFKSMKRK; encoded by the coding sequence ATGAATCTAACTGACCTCAAAGCAAAACCGACACACGACCTTATCGATATCGCCAAGGAAATGGGCCTGGACAACATGGCCCGCTCCCGGAAACAGGACATCATCTTCGCAGTGCTCAAACGACACGCGAAGAGTGGCGAGGACATTTACGGCGATGGCGTGCTGGAAATCCTGCAGGACGGCTTCGGATTTTTGCGCTCTGCCGACAGTTCCTACCTGGCCGGCCCAGATGATATTTACGTTTCTCCGAGTCAGATACGTCGTTTCAACCTGCGCACAGGGGATACCATTTCTGGCAAGATCCGCCCCCCCAAGGACAGCGAACGCTACTTCGCGCTACTCAAGGTTGACGAGGTCAACCTGGACAAACCCGAAAACTCCAAGCACAAGATTCTGTTCGAGAACCTCACGCCTCTCTTCCCGGATCAGCGCCTGACCCTGGAACAGGGCAATGGCAGCACTGAGGATCTCACCGGACGCATCATCGACCTGGTTTCACCGATCGGCAAAGGCCAGCGCGGTCTGCTCGTAGCCCCGCCAAAAGCTGGCAAGACCATCATGATGCAAAATATTGCCCAGGCAATCATCACCAATAACCCCGAGTGTTACATCATCGTTCTGCTGATCGATGAACGGCCAGAAGAAGTGACGGAAATGCAGCGCTCCGTCGGTATCCGAGGGGCTGAGGTTGTCGCCTCCACCTTCGATGAACCGCCCTCGCGTCACGTTCAAGTTGCAGATATGGTGATCGAGAAAGCGAAGCGCCTGGTCGAACACAAAAAAGATGTGGTTATTTTGTTGGACTCTATCACCCGTTTGGCACGTGCCTACAATACTGTCATTCCCAGCTCCGGCAAGGTGCTGACCGGCGGTGTCGACGCCCACGCCCTGGAACGCCCGAAGCGTTTCTTTGGTGCAGCAAGAAATATCGAGGAAGGGGGTAGCCTCTCCATCATAGCCACAGCCCTCATTGATACCGGGTCCAAAATGGACGAGGTAATCTACGAGGAGTTCAAGGGTACCGGCAACCTGGAACTGCACCTGGATCGCAAGATCGCAGAGAAGCGCGTCTACCCGGCAATAAACATCCGTCGTTCCGGCACCCGCCGCGAGGAACTGCTCACCGCTGACGACGAACTGCAGCGCATGTGGATTTTGCGCAAACTGCTGCACGGCATGGAAGACCTTCCCGCTATCGAATTCCTCTCTGACAAGCTCAAAGAAACTAAAACCAACGAGGAATTTTTCAAGTCGATGAAGCGGAAGTAA
- a CDS encoding FAD-dependent oxidoreductase, whose amino-acid sequence MRVRQILVLVAVTLAVTAWFIFDLGAYLEFEALKTHIGDLRQWYAENPRLAGLIYFSAYIVMTAVSLPGAAVLTLAGGALFGFWTALLLVSFASSIGATLAFLVSRILLRDWVQQRFGRHLHTVNGGFCKDGAFYLFSLRLVPLFPFFLINLVMGLLPIRPRTFYWVSQLGMLPGTAVFVNAGTQLGQLDSASGILSAPLLGSFLLLAIFPLIARQLLAYVQRKRVLSRFTRPAHFDNNLIVIGAGSAGLVASLIAATVKAKVTLIERHRMGGDCLNTGCVPSKALLRSAQVAQMARRAEEFGLAPMVVKANFPNVMERVQAVVKTIEPHDSVERYTSLGVDCVQGDARIVSPWEVEVNGKRLSARNIIIASGARPRVPDIPGLLELDYLTSDTVWELAELPPRLLVLGAGPIGCELAQAFSRLGSEVTLATHAERILPREDEEVSELLRATFRRQKIRVCTSYEPLTFNLTEDGQQGVFKTPRGQKRVGFDRVLLAVGRSPNVEGLGLEPLGISLAPQGTVDVDDYLCTAVPTISACGDVAGPYLFTHMASHQAWYSAVNALFGRFRRFKVDYSIVPWATFTDPEVARVGLNEREAGEREIAYEVTRYDLADLDRAIAEGEAEGFIKVLTEPGRDRILGVTIVGYHAAELINEFVLAMKHGLGLGKILGTIHIYPTLSEGNKFVAGEWRKARKPEGVLRWVERYHRWVRG is encoded by the coding sequence GTGCGCGTTAGACAAATTCTGGTATTAGTAGCCGTCACACTCGCGGTGACAGCGTGGTTTATTTTTGATCTGGGCGCCTATCTCGAATTTGAGGCCCTGAAGACGCACATTGGCGATTTACGCCAATGGTATGCGGAAAACCCTCGCTTGGCGGGCTTGATCTATTTTTCCGCATACATCGTGATGACGGCAGTATCCTTGCCCGGCGCGGCTGTCCTGACACTGGCGGGTGGCGCTTTATTCGGTTTTTGGACCGCCCTTTTGCTGGTTTCTTTTGCCAGCAGCATTGGTGCCACGCTCGCGTTTCTGGTGTCGCGAATTCTCTTGCGTGACTGGGTACAGCAACGGTTTGGGCGCCACTTGCACACCGTCAACGGGGGTTTTTGCAAAGATGGTGCATTTTATCTGTTCTCTCTCAGGCTGGTCCCTCTGTTCCCGTTCTTCCTTATTAACTTGGTCATGGGCTTGCTACCCATCCGCCCTCGCACGTTCTACTGGGTGTCGCAATTGGGTATGCTGCCCGGCACAGCGGTCTTCGTAAACGCGGGTACCCAGCTCGGCCAGTTGGACTCAGCCTCGGGTATTCTTTCCGCCCCGTTGTTGGGTTCTTTCCTGTTGCTGGCGATCTTCCCACTCATCGCCCGGCAGTTGCTCGCTTACGTGCAGCGCAAGAGAGTGCTGTCGCGCTTCACTCGCCCCGCCCACTTCGACAATAACCTGATCGTCATCGGTGCGGGCTCAGCCGGACTGGTTGCGTCACTTATTGCGGCGACGGTAAAGGCGAAGGTGACCCTCATTGAGCGCCACCGCATGGGAGGTGATTGTCTCAATACAGGCTGTGTACCCTCAAAAGCCCTGCTGCGCTCGGCGCAGGTCGCACAAATGGCGAGGCGCGCCGAGGAATTCGGTCTGGCGCCCATGGTCGTGAAAGCGAACTTCCCCAATGTCATGGAGCGCGTGCAGGCGGTGGTTAAGACGATCGAACCGCATGATTCCGTAGAGCGCTACACCTCTCTTGGGGTGGACTGTGTGCAGGGTGATGCCCGGATTGTTTCCCCTTGGGAAGTCGAGGTAAACGGCAAGAGGCTGTCTGCCCGTAACATCATTATCGCCAGCGGAGCCAGGCCTCGGGTGCCAGACATTCCCGGCCTCTTGGAGCTGGACTACCTGACGTCTGATACCGTTTGGGAGCTTGCTGAGTTGCCGCCTCGATTGCTGGTGCTGGGTGCGGGACCCATTGGGTGTGAACTGGCCCAGGCCTTTTCCCGGTTGGGCAGTGAGGTCACTCTGGCGACGCACGCCGAGCGTATTTTGCCACGGGAGGACGAGGAGGTGAGCGAGTTGCTGCGCGCGACTTTCCGGCGGCAGAAAATCCGTGTTTGCACCAGTTATGAACCTCTGACTTTTAATCTGACCGAGGATGGACAGCAGGGCGTTTTCAAGACACCGCGGGGACAGAAACGGGTAGGCTTCGACCGGGTATTACTGGCCGTGGGTCGCAGCCCCAACGTGGAAGGGTTGGGGCTGGAGCCACTGGGCATTTCGCTGGCGCCGCAGGGCACCGTAGACGTCGACGATTACCTGTGTACGGCGGTACCGACTATATCTGCCTGTGGCGATGTCGCCGGGCCCTATTTGTTCACGCATATGGCCAGCCATCAGGCCTGGTATAGCGCGGTAAATGCTTTGTTTGGTCGCTTCCGCCGCTTCAAAGTGGATTATTCCATTGTGCCTTGGGCCACCTTTACCGATCCGGAGGTCGCGCGTGTGGGGCTGAACGAACGGGAGGCAGGCGAGCGGGAGATCGCCTATGAGGTCACTCGGTATGATCTGGCTGACCTTGATCGTGCCATTGCAGAGGGTGAGGCAGAGGGATTTATTAAAGTCCTCACTGAACCCGGTCGGGACCGCATTCTGGGGGTTACGATTGTCGGCTATCATGCCGCCGAGCTGATCAACGAATTCGTTCTGGCCATGAAGCACGGGCTGGGGTTGGGTAAAATATTGGGTACTATCCATATCTATCCGACCCTGTCGGAGGGCAATAAATTTGTCGCTGGGGAGTGGCGCAAGGCCCGCAAGCCCGAAGGCGTGTTGCGCTGGGTGGAGCGTTATCACCGTTGGGTGCGCGGATAA
- a CDS encoding ATP-binding cassette domain-containing protein, whose amino-acid sequence MIILRDIELRRGKKLLLHHANVTIQPGQKLALIGANGCGKSSLLFLLLGELGADAGDIEGLQTQRLAHMAQEIHATSLPAAEYVWRGDEQLAALHDRIADLEASGEFEQAAKVHSQLEDIDGYSAERRALRLLQGLGFAEDAGQRLVSEFSGGWRIRLNLARALMTPSDILLLDEPTNHLDLDATLWLQQWLQQYPGTLLMISHDRDFIDASCERILHIEQQQLHPYKGNYSDFERMRAERMANQQASFEKQQRRIAHIDEFVSRFRYKATKAKQAQSRLKELQRMQKLEPAHVDSPFDFTFPPPEKSSDPLLKLDKASLGYGDKAILSGVDLCLRPGSRYGLLGRNGAGKSTLLKTLIGELPLLQGELTCGQYLTIGYFDQQQLEALDLDASAFLHLQRLSPDARDQDILDFLGSFNFRGDTATAAISPFSGGEKARLALALVVWQKPNLLVLDEPTNHLDLDMRHAMEIALHAYEGALILVTHDRHLLRNTAEELLLVHDGGVEEYAEDLEGYERWILTSYRSPDRQQAASSDSSRREKRQQSASLRDKLRPLRRQLASTEREMEKVDANLRELQEQLGDEALYSSAEKDALADLLRREGRLKARCTELEDVWLQQQQQLDELSD is encoded by the coding sequence ATGATCATACTGCGTGATATCGAACTACGCCGCGGCAAAAAGTTACTGCTGCACCACGCCAATGTCACTATTCAGCCCGGGCAAAAGCTCGCACTGATCGGTGCCAATGGCTGCGGCAAGTCGAGCCTGCTATTCCTGCTTTTGGGTGAGCTAGGCGCGGATGCCGGGGACATCGAGGGGCTGCAAACGCAGCGCCTCGCACATATGGCTCAGGAAATACATGCCACCTCGCTTCCCGCCGCCGAATACGTGTGGCGTGGCGATGAGCAACTGGCAGCATTGCACGACCGCATCGCCGACCTCGAGGCCAGCGGCGAGTTTGAACAGGCTGCAAAAGTGCACAGCCAGCTGGAAGATATCGATGGATACAGTGCAGAGCGCCGCGCTCTCCGTCTGTTGCAAGGACTCGGGTTCGCTGAGGATGCCGGACAACGATTGGTCAGCGAGTTCTCCGGTGGATGGCGTATTCGCCTCAATCTCGCGCGGGCGCTGATGACGCCATCCGATATCCTGTTGCTGGACGAGCCCACCAACCACCTCGACCTTGACGCAACTCTCTGGTTACAGCAGTGGCTGCAGCAATACCCCGGTACCCTGCTGATGATCTCTCATGACAGGGATTTTATTGACGCCAGCTGCGAACGCATACTGCATATCGAGCAACAGCAGCTTCACCCCTATAAAGGCAATTACTCTGATTTCGAACGCATGCGAGCAGAGCGCATGGCAAATCAGCAAGCCAGCTTCGAAAAACAGCAACGGCGCATTGCGCATATCGACGAATTTGTAAGCCGCTTTCGCTACAAGGCAACCAAGGCCAAACAAGCTCAAAGCAGGCTGAAAGAGTTGCAGCGCATGCAGAAACTCGAGCCTGCGCACGTGGACTCACCCTTCGATTTCACGTTCCCCCCACCGGAGAAAAGCAGTGACCCCTTGTTAAAGCTGGACAAGGCGTCACTGGGCTATGGCGACAAGGCCATCCTCTCAGGCGTTGACCTGTGTCTGCGGCCGGGCAGTCGCTATGGCCTGCTCGGGCGTAACGGCGCTGGAAAATCCACTCTGCTGAAAACCCTTATCGGCGAACTGCCGCTGCTACAAGGGGAACTGACTTGCGGACAGTACCTGACCATCGGCTACTTCGACCAGCAGCAACTGGAAGCGTTGGACCTTGATGCGAGCGCATTTCTTCACCTACAGCGGCTGAGTCCTGACGCACGGGATCAGGATATTCTCGACTTTCTTGGCAGTTTTAACTTTCGCGGCGACACCGCCACCGCCGCGATTAGCCCTTTTTCCGGCGGCGAAAAGGCGCGGCTGGCATTAGCACTGGTGGTGTGGCAAAAGCCCAACCTGTTGGTGCTGGACGAACCCACTAACCACCTGGATCTCGACATGCGCCACGCCATGGAGATCGCTTTGCATGCCTACGAGGGCGCGCTCATTCTGGTTACGCATGACCGCCACCTGCTGCGCAATACCGCAGAAGAACTGCTGCTTGTTCACGACGGAGGCGTCGAGGAATACGCAGAAGACCTCGAGGGTTACGAGCGCTGGATACTGACCAGCTACCGATCCCCCGACAGGCAACAGGCCGCTTCCAGCGACTCTTCGCGCCGCGAGAAGCGTCAGCAGTCCGCCAGTCTGAGAGATAAGCTGCGTCCTCTTCGTCGACAACTCGCCAGCACTGAGAGGGAAATGGAAAAAGTGGATGCCAACCTGCGCGAGCTGCAGGAGCAACTGGGCGACGAGGCGCTTTATTCCAGCGCAGAAAAAGATGCACTGGCAGATCTGCTGAGGCGGGAGGGCAGACTGAAAGCACGTTGCACAGAACTGGAAGATGTATGGCTGCAACAACAGCAGCAGCTGGATGAATTATCTGACTAA